In one window of Canis lupus baileyi chromosome 12, mCanLup2.hap1, whole genome shotgun sequence DNA:
- the BOLA3 gene encoding bolA-like protein 3 — protein MAAWSPAAAGPLLRGIRGPPLVHCAQRMFASQTEGELKVTRILKEKFPGATAIKVTDISGGCGAMYEIQIESEEFKEKRTVQQHQMVNQALKEEIKGMHGLRIFTSVPKH, from the exons ATGGCGGCGTGGAGCCCGGCCGCGGCGGGGCCGCTGCTCCGCGGGATCCGCGGG CCTCCTCTTGTCCACTGTGCCCAGCGGATGTTTGCCTCGCAGACTGAGGGGGAGCTCAAAGTGACCCGGATTCTCAAAGAAAAGTTTCCTGGGGCTACAGCTATCAAAGTCACTGACATTTCAG GAGGCTGTGGGGCGATGTATGAAATCCAGATCGAGTCAGAAgaatttaaggagaaaagaacCGTCCAACAGCATCAAATGGTCAATCAG GcactaaaagaagaaatcaaagggaTGCACGGATTGCGGATATTTACCTCTGTCCCCAAACACTGA